In Shouchella patagoniensis, the following are encoded in one genomic region:
- a CDS encoding ornithine--oxo-acid transaminase, with protein sequence MTKTREIIKKTEQYGANNYHPLPIVISKAQGVWVWDADGKRYLDMLSAYSALNQGHCHPRLIQTLKDQAERVTLTSRAFHNDQLAPFYEKVATLTNKDMVLPMNTGAEAVETALKAARRWAYDKKKVAVDEAEIIVCENNFHGRTLGAVSLSSSEEYKRGFGPLLPGIKVIPYGDINALKEAINENTAAFLVEPIQGEAGIIIPPAGYLQEVRELCTAENVLFIADEIQSGLGRTGKVFACDYEQVKPDMFILGKALGGGVLPISAVAAGRDVLGVFEPGSHGSTFGGNPLACAVAIEALQVLEDERLVENAEQVGNYFISQLKKLSHPSIAEVRGVGLFIGIELTEPARPFCEKLKEKGLLCKETHENVIRFAPPLIITKEEIEGALTHIKAVLS encoded by the coding sequence ATGACAAAGACAAGAGAGATTATTAAGAAAACAGAACAATACGGGGCGAATAATTATCATCCGCTACCGATTGTCATTTCAAAAGCGCAAGGGGTTTGGGTATGGGATGCTGATGGTAAGAGGTATCTTGATATGCTTAGTGCATATTCGGCGTTAAATCAAGGCCACTGTCATCCTCGGTTAATTCAAACGTTAAAAGATCAAGCTGAACGCGTCACACTAACGTCGCGTGCCTTCCATAACGATCAGTTAGCGCCTTTTTACGAAAAAGTAGCTACTCTAACGAATAAAGACATGGTTTTGCCTATGAACACAGGCGCGGAAGCGGTTGAGACTGCACTTAAAGCAGCAAGACGCTGGGCTTACGATAAGAAGAAGGTAGCGGTAGACGAAGCAGAAATCATTGTATGTGAAAATAATTTTCATGGACGTACGCTTGGTGCTGTCTCTCTTTCATCAAGTGAAGAATACAAGCGGGGTTTTGGACCGCTATTGCCTGGAATAAAGGTTATACCGTACGGGGATATAAATGCGTTAAAAGAGGCAATCAATGAGAATACGGCGGCTTTTTTAGTGGAGCCAATTCAAGGGGAAGCGGGCATTATTATTCCGCCTGCAGGCTATTTGCAAGAAGTGCGTGAATTATGTACTGCAGAAAATGTTTTGTTTATCGCTGATGAAATTCAATCAGGTTTAGGGAGAACGGGAAAAGTTTTTGCGTGTGATTACGAACAAGTCAAACCAGATATGTTTATATTAGGGAAAGCATTAGGTGGAGGTGTACTACCAATTTCTGCGGTAGCCGCTGGACGTGATGTGTTAGGTGTGTTTGAACCAGGTTCTCATGGATCAACATTTGGCGGGAATCCTCTAGCTTGTGCCGTAGCAATTGAGGCGCTTCAGGTGTTAGAGGATGAACGTTTAGTAGAAAATGCGGAACAAGTTGGAAACTATTTTATTTCACAGTTAAAGAAGTTAAGCCATCCTAGTATTGCTGAAGTTAGAGGGGTAGGGTTGTTTATAGGAATTGAATTAACTGAACCAGCTCGCCCTTTCTGTGAAAAATTAAAAGAAAAAGGACTGCTTTGCAAGGAAACGCATGAAAATGTGATTCGATTTGCGCCGCCACTGATTATTACGAAAGAAGAGATTGAAGGTGCGCTAACGCATATCAAAGCAGTACTATCATAA